The genomic region TCTGTTCCgaataggttttttttttgtgcaCCCCTTGTTATCACCATATATAGTCATCTACCGTTTTTTTTGTTAAAGATTAAACTTCCAATGGTCCTTGAGATTTGGTCACTATTGCCACTTTAgcccaaaactcaaaccttttgaatttgggtctctgtggtttcaattttattgtaattttcatccaaaagcataTTCTGTTCAGATTTTTCAGATaacattcagttttttttttgtctttttcctcctttttaatgaagggcaaaatgatcagattttttttagtttgttataataaaacgttaaaagaccattttgcccttcattaaaatggaggaaaaaagataaaaaaactgAATGTTAACTAAAAAACTGACCAagttttgattttggatgaacaGATCAACAAAATTAAAACCACAGGGATAcagattcaaaagatttgagttttatACTAAAATGTTAAAAGTGAAGGTCCATTAGGGTTTTCTTATCTGATCACAAATTGGGCTTGTTGTGTTGGGTAGTGGGCTTATTTCATCAAAAAATTTTGAAACACCGATTCCCACCCACCACACGTTCTCGCCGCCAAACTACTCAAAAACTTTGAATCCAAAAAGCAATAGTAATCCTCCCGCCTACCCCTGACGACTCTCATatatactttcaacaaaaccacaCACCCactgttcattttcttcttctcgCACAGCTACTCTTCAATCTTCTCAGGTAACAAAACAAACAATTCCTTAATTTGTATTCTGTTATCTaggtttaattttttattttaatttgtaTCGCATGTTGGTAACACGTATTATGCACTCAGATTTTTGTTTTAGGGTTCTATCCGCTTGTTTACAATCAGATCCGTTAATAGGCAATTTCATTACGTTAATATAGCTGTAGTTAATCGGATTGGATTAATAAGTATAAATTTTCAAATACTTCAAAGCTTTTGACCAAAATTTACCGATTTCAACTGGAATTTGTGACCGATTTTGAAATAAATTTGTTGATTTTGACTGCCTTTGACTGATTACCGATTTTAGGTCTGGCTAGGTGAAATTTTACTGATTAATCGTCAATTAATCCTGTTTTTTACAACACCGGTAACATTTGAGCTGTGTGTCAAGCTTTACAAAGAGTTTGCTTAGTTATTTTGTGGTTCATTAGGCGGTGAATATGGCGGGAAAGGGTGGAAAGGGACTGTTGGCGGGGAAAACGCCTGCAGGTGGTGCAGCTAACAAGGAGAAAGATAAGAAGAGGCCTTTGTCTCGGTCTGCTAGAGCTGGTCTCCAGGTACCCTAGCTGTTTGTTGTGATCTTGTTTTGGTCTTGTGTAGGGTTGGTTATTAAAACTACTTATTGTTTTAGTTTATCTGGTTATTTGTGAGTCAAATTTTTTAACATAAGCATACAAGTCAAGTAGTAGTATAAGCAAAATTCTAAATAAACGTTGTACTATAGGATTACCAGTTAGTATTTTTTCGGAGTTACTGTTTGCTGATACGCACATATGTATGTATACGTGACTATGTTCATGTATAACCAGCTTTAAGTAAAGACTACGAGTCTACGAGTgagtaaaaaaaacaaaggggGTTAAAAAACTGGTATGCGGTTCTCTTTGGCCATGGGGTGTGGGGCTTGTTTCTGGGCCGGTGAGCTCCGGCTAACTGGCTAAGGCCGGCTACACCGCCCCTCAGACCCGTCCAGTCCTCATCGTCTTTCTGCAAGCCGGTGGCGACGGTCCtcaatacacacacatacatatacatacagaCATATGTATATACAAAGGGGCTCATCCCCACACCTAGGCCCATATCATTAGGTTCATCCCCCGCATCCGCTGATGTGGACGCCTGCGTGGCGGTCTGGCAGATCATCCTCAAGTAACTACCCTCCTCCACATCCATTAGCCTTAGGTTTCTAGTTTAAAATTGGTTCAGATTTCAGAATTAGACAACTGTCTACACATACAAAGATAGATAGGGAACTCTAATTAGATAGTACCAGAGTAAAAGATGTTTAGTCTTTTTTGCTTGTTCCATCAAAAATGACTTTTTGTGCATTTGAGTCTGTCAAGTTTGCATTTTATTGCCATTTTCATGTTTTTTGGCAATTTATTGCGACTTTCGTCCCTCGAATTTTTGCCTttagggatgaaaatggcaagattctaaactttttggatgaaaatgacccCGCAGGGACAAAGTCGCAAAAGTGGTCAAACCTCAGGGGCGGAAATGGCATTTTCATTCATTGATTTATGACCTTAGGTGGATTGGATTTTTTTACTTTGGTGATTAGTTTGAAAGGCTGCATGACTTATTTATGTGTCATGAGTTTAAAACCCTTAAACATCATCATCTTTGATGGTGAGCTGCAGGTGGCAATGCCTGACAAAACTCGAAAATAAGaaagttttgggtttttttaCGGAAGCTGTTTAAAAAACGGGTCGTGTTCATGTTGACATGTTTTATCCATTTATGTAAACATGCTGATCTGCCAACCCGTTTAATCCATTTTATACATCCCACCAACTGGATTAACACGTTTAGAAATACAGTTAGTTACACAAATTTAAATTTCTTATTTGGGTTGATGTTTTTGACACAAATAAATATATGGGTTTTGTTTGTGTTGAACAATTCAAACTTCTAACCTTGACAAGATTGACCCCTCTAAATTTCCATCTTATTTTCATCTTATCTGTTACATTATTGTCCTTATGAAGATACAGttgaattttttattttctacAATAAGCTTAAAAATGTTATATCTGAGTTGCTTTTCCTGTGGAATTCAGTTCCCTGTAGGGAGGATTCACCGTCATCTCAAATCAAGAACTTCAGCTCACGGGCGAGTGGGAGCCACGGCTGCGGTTTACTCTGCTGCAATACTGGAATACTTAACAGCTGAAGTACTTGAGTTAGCTGGAAATGCCAGCAAAGATCTGAAAGTGAAAAGAATCACACCAAGGCATTTGCAGTTAGCTATTCGTGGTGATGAAGAACTTGACACACTCATCAAAGGTACCATTGCTGGTGGTGGTGTCATCCCTCACATTCACAAGTCTCTCATCAACAAAACCACAAAAGAATGAGTTGTTTTTAGCCTTTAATGCTTTGTGTTTGACCTGTTGACTTGTGTTTACTGTTACTTTGTTGGGATTGTGGTATAGTAGTTTCGACTTTGGATCTTTTGTTATGTGATAGGCTGTAAGATTGAATGGGTTTTATTGATGTATTTGGTTGTTTTACTAGTTAACTTGTCATTTTGTTGAATGCGTCTCAATTCTCAAAAGCTGAATAATTAGAGGTGGGCAAAAAACCGGTTTGTTAACTGGAACTGGTTAATAACCGGTAAAGGTAGAATAATATCCCGTTGGTAATTGGTCATCGAAATTTAGTATTGGAACTAGTAATTGACCGGTTAGCCAAAATTTCCGAAAATAGTCATCAAGATCCGTCACTGATAGTTTTATGGATTATTGCCTCTATAAGAGGGCATTCAAGTTAATATaagcagtgttgtaaaaatcgcgactagtcgatgattaatcgctagtcggtcaGTAACTGAGTAATTTTTTGTTGATCAgtccattaatcgctagtcggacCTAGTCGGGCAGCGAAAAATCCGCGATTCCGGCCAGATTCTagcaaaaaacatgtatattccAGTCAAAACCTCTAAATTCTGACAAATTTCCAACTAAACCatgtgaattccaacaattaatcttgtatatttataaaatgagttgagtaagagttaaaacctatctacttaaaatatttacctataaaaatatgtatatgtatacataaaactgaaaattacatataaaaaacacAATCTTATTAATCCCGAGTAATTCCGAGTAGCTCTAGTCCTCACCTCACCGGCTGATTAGCGACTGGCtggcgagttctccaaccttgaaTATAAGCAATATGTTTCAACATAACTTAAAGGTTTTAAGATTTTAATGTAAGAAACAATAAAGTCATAATATATATAGGTGGGGAATATGGATGTAGAGTGAGATCTTGAGTTAAAGTTGTACTTTCAAAATTGAAAGCTGAAATAGTAGAAACATACATCATTAGCATTATAGAGCACTATCTACATCTCTAATGGCTTTATGTGGTCATAAGTTGTTGGAAATCAGGCCCTTGATCGAATAAACAAACACGCAATATGAACAAACTTGTTTGACTCTTTTATTAATTTATCAATGAAAGCACACTAATTACAATGACCCTaaccatctatttatactaaacttaTTCTAGTCCTAACCTGACTCAAActctattaataaaataaataaactagaTAAACCTTGATGCCCAAGAAAACATCCCTAGACTAGAATTAGGAAACCtaaattaaataaactaaaacACTTAGCACCCTCCATCTTTCTTCACCTTTTATTTTAGGATTATAACCTTCAATCTCCCCCTTAATCCTAAAATCCGACTCGTTCTTCTTCAAAACAATGATAAATTGCTGACGTCTTCCGCTAGATTTGCTTCCTCTTTCTTTTCATCCCACTTGGTGCATTCGTATCCAAAGTGCCCAaattcaccacaattgaaacaccgAAACCTGCTTTTATCACCACCTCGACCCGTACCTCTTCCTCGTCCTCTTTCACCTCTACCGTAGCCTCTTCCGCGGCCTCTTCCTCGTTCGCTACTTTCACCATACTTTTGTTCGGCCATCAAAAGTTGGCTTTGCTCTTCTTCCTTTTCACCAcggctttttcttctttcttcataCGACTTTAGCCTTCCTACCACTTCATCAAAGAGCATTGAATCCAAATCGAAACATTGCTCAATCGAAGTTACAATTTGAAGATAGGAGTTTGGCATTGCATCAAGTAACCTTCTcaccatttcttcttcttcaatttcgTGCCCGAGACCCCTCAACTTTGAAACCAATCCACTCACCTTAGAGGCACCATCATCAACGAGTTCTCCTTCCTTCAACCGCAAACCTTCAAGCTCTCTTCTCAATGTTGCAATTCGAGCCGCCCTAACTCTATCTACACCCAAGTATCGTGTTTTCAAGCCATCCCATACTTTCTTCGGGTCCGTGTAACTCGACATTTGCAACACCATCTCCTCGGGTATAGCTTGAAACAAGAACGCAAGCGCTTGTTTCGACTTTTTCCGATCTGGTTCTTCTCCTAAATTCCTTGTTTCGATGGTCTCCCATATGCCGTAAGCATCCATGATCGCCTTGACTTTTACCGCCCATGTCGGATAGTTCGTAGGGGTAAGAGTCGGGACTTGAAACGACAACGAACCTTCATCCTTTTTTGCTTGTATCATCGCCATCcttcactttctttctttcttctttgaatcgactgacctttctttctttctttgtcAATTTCTTCTTTCTCGGTCTCTTTCTTCCTGAGTTGCACCTGcgttttttctttctttcttacgGCACCGaactttcttctttctctttctcacgGCAcctctctttcttctttctcctttctcacGCAGGTTGCACTATCTTTCTTCTTTCTTTGCTGATCTGAATCAgcttctttctttcttctttcttgcGAGAATCTTACATAAACTCGCTTATGTTTCTGTTACTATCCTCCAAGGCACTGCCCAAATTTTTCCTTTGTTGTTCACTTAATTCCCAAAGCAAACAGTCAACTAATAAGGATATTTTCTTTTCCTTAATCGACACAATCCAATGCAAATCAAGAAGGAATAAAAAAACTTCTTTCTTGGTCAAAAGTCAAAACGTAAATAACAAGACAAAATCAAACCTTAATTTTCAATTCTTTTTCTCAATTGCAAACACCAAAAAGATTTAAACTGGAGATGGCACGACTTTGATATTCCACCCAGAATTAATTACGGCTCCATGGGTTTTATTCCAAAATCCTAGCCGACTTGTAATTTTCTGAAACGAGATCTTCGAACCTTTCTGAATCGCTTCTTCAATGCGAACCGTGTGTATAACGAgctaaagctctgataccaactgttgGAAATCAGGCCCTTGATCGAATAAACAAACACGCAATATGAACAAACTTGTTTGACTCTTTTATTAATTTATCAATGAAAGCACACTAATTACAATGACCCTaaccatctatttatactaaacttaTTCTAGTCCTAACCTGACTCAAActctattaataaaataaataaactagaTAAACCTTGATGCCCAAGAAAACATCCCTAGACTAGAATTAGGAAACCtaaattaaataaactaaaacACTTAGCACCCTCCATCTTTCTTCACCTTTTATTTTAGGATTATAACCTTCATAAGTTGCCACCAAGAAACCAACCCATGCCTTTGCATCTTAACTTctctatttttgtaattttatgtTCTACAAAAATTAACTTTTCAATTTGTATTTTGCAAAATTAGGTAAAGAACAAGTTTTAGGGGGGCTGGTGTGCACATATAAAGCCCAACATATGGTAGGTTTTGACTACGGGTATTTAAGTTCCATCTATGGTGGGTCTGGGTGAGTTTTTCTCTCCAAGTCTCAAGTTACGATATGTTGATTACATTTCaccaacccgtttgtaaaatttgttttaGTTAGGATTGATGATTTTACAATGATAAATTCATCAATTCAAACCGTCGACATTAACCTACCAACCGTAGTTATTGTCTAAAACAACCCTAAGAAATTACGTTATTGTGAGAATAAGTTATAATTCAATTAAAAAGGTTAGTTTGGCAAATGCAATAAAGAAAAAACACAATTACACATTTCAATAGCAAACATTATTTCTTTTCGAAAGGTGTAGATAAAAACTAGTAAAATGAAGTCCCATTCGACAATGCTTTTCCCAACATTACATGTTACCCACGTTTTATTCTCCTTCTTCAAGTCAAGTCACAATGACATAATAAATGGAATAGTAGGTTCAATcatcctttaaaaaaaaaaaaagactctaTAGTAAATAGAAATTCTCAAAAGTATTCTAAACTTGTATCAATAGTATTCTAAACTTTTTTATAGTAATTTTCTTCGACAATATGTTAGACGTGATAAGCTGACAAGACTTGAAAGCAGACATATTAGTAGTAGTCCACGTTCACGAATCCAGGAATTTTTTCCAAAGGGTTTACTTTTTTAAATGTTCCAATATCATATGTACGAAGATAAAAAATATGGGTCGGTTTGACGGTTCGGGTCGGGTAAGGTTCATCATATGTCTTTCAACGCTAGTCGTTGCAACCGGTAAAACTAGTGACGACTGACGAGCAACAAAATCTCACAAACCAGTTGCTCGGGATGGTTTCACAGTGGATTGGCATCCAAGTGGTATTGAGGATAACACAAGAGGTGGTAGTAGTCATAACCTTTCATAAATTATGCAGAATATGCAACATGTTGGTGGTGTGGTTGATGGGGATGCTCAAGTTGATGGACATAATCAAGATGATGAGTTTATCGTAGATGGGTGAAGAAGAAAGAGTCTATTGAAGATGGGTTGGTTGTGTGCATTTGTTTTTTAACGAAACCGGTAAATAATTAGGAACCAAAATACCAAATGAATCATTTTTTTTACCAACAGGTCAAAATTCATAATAGAGAAAGATGTTGATCACCCGGAAGCGATTCTTTTATCTGTATTAGTTGTTACTAGATCATTCATTTAAGGTTTAATGGTTGAGAACTTGAAGAAATTGTATAATCTTCTATGATAATATGTAACTGCAACATTCATTAATTTGATAATCATTGTATacattttaatcaaaatgatacGGCAAATCATAAAACTGGGaactttttttaaaaagaaaaagaaaacaaatcaATGATGCTAAAAGTGGATGGTAAGCTAAAAAACATGGAAAAAAGTGTTAAACCCGAGTCGAACACGTGCCCTCAACTATAAAACCGTGCATACTTACCAATTGACCCGTCTGTAGATTTGTTTCCAAGGTTCCCCTACAAAATATTAAGGGGTTCCTTTAGAATTTTGTATATACCTCGACACTATAAATTACGAATCGAACTGGTTCCCAGGAACCCCCTGAATGGATGTAGATCCGCCCTTGGTAGTCCATATTAGGCTTGGGCATATCGATTTTTTTTATACCTGAAACCAGTTCCTAACCGTACCGGTTCTTGAATGAGACCCAGTTTTAGACCATGAATACCGGAACCGATAGGAACCGATTCCGGGTAGAGTTGTAACCGGTTCCTCGGAAGAACCGGTTCCTTCAGGTAATTCACAGAAAAAGCTGCAACACATGTTGGAATCGAATCCAATGGCTATAATGCCGTTAGAAATGGATTTATTGCCATTAAAATCGGTTTCAACTATATATATAACTTACACCTTCAAACATAACTTACACCTACTCAAAAAATACTTAACTTACACCTTCTAATCTATATCTTCAAAGCTCGTTATGGCGTGCAAAGATGAGGTTGTTATGGTTTTGGAAACCAAGAGAAACCCCCCAAGTTTGGAAGGACTTTGATTTGTGTTTAATGAGAGATAGCCACGAGATGGCACGGTGCAAagtgtaaaacccgtgaggatcacaatgatatcaatctaaccttgtgagagtgcggaaaccaatcacaaggtgattcaagaaacaatataaagatcaaataataaacacacaataaagaacaatcaaaccgaaacttgcattcaacttagaagatgactgatacaagatcggTGGAACTCGGTTCCCTAGCTTGATGTCGCCTGCCTTCTACTAGTGATCAACAACCCCTAATCAAGTGATTAGGGGTGTTTATATACAAAACATAAGGGCCGAAACCTAGTCAAGCCCATGCGACACATATGCAAGCCCAACCCACAAgtgtttaacccaaaacataaacaaactagttacaagatcaatccctattgttaacctacatgaataaaccttcaggttctaacaatctccccctaggtttatgcatgcaggttcttcCGACTTCAGCTGCTTTGATGACCACCACTTGCTCTGTCACTACGTCCTCCAAATCCTTCCTTATGAATACGAATCACAGAAGCTACTGCAGACGTCCATcccttagcaatttcttcatacttttctGTAGCTCGGATTTGGTTGCTTGCCAGTACTTCAAGATCTTCAACAGCAAGATTCAATAAATCAACCTGATCCACCAAACAGTAACTCTCATCTCCATCACAAACGATTACAGCTTGACCTAGACGTTCATTATACGCCCAAAAGTGCATAGTCTTCAGCGCCCCTTTAGGAATCTTTCTCACCAACGGAATCGTCTTTTCCTTGTCAGTAGCGGGCCAATGCACTATCTTCATCCGCTTGTTTGTATATGGATCCCTGATTCCTTTTGCTGGTTTAACAGTGGTGTCTGCTGTACGCATTGAGGGAAAACCTTTGGCAACTTCCCTTTTCAATCTCTCGAAGAACATATGACCAGGTCCATtaagcttatcatccacataaggtttatTTACCAAATCTGTTAAATCAACCTTAGTGAATGACTGAAATTGCCCTGAACGCTTGTACCATTCGACTGGTCCAACTTTTCTCTTAATCCACCACCTGTTACGATCATGATCATAACCCCAGCTAACAACACCAGATCGATTCCCTTTCTTGtcatagagagtttcaccaacatccatcaaaTGATGTGTAGCATGTGCATCTTCATCATCAGGATTTGCATTTTTGTTCTTCAGAATTACaaactctctcttcttcttcttcaacctctctgctttcgctttctctgcttctggatcagtaactctTTCAAAGTACTTTTCCATAGCAGCAGCCTTTTCAGCATTATCTTTCTCAAAAGCTTTCTTTCTGTTCTCTACATCAGTGGGATCAGAAAACTCTTGaccaaatttcttttcaagcttgcCTCGCAGATCATAAACAATATTAAACAATAGACCAACATCTCCCTGCAGTTGTTCAATCTGTTGATCTTTCTTTACAATGGTGTCTTCAAGTTGTATGATCTTCGCATCTTTATGGATAGAATCTTGTTCGAGCACAACCAAGCGTTTCTTCATATCTCTCATACTTataaattcatcatcatcactggaaTCACTGTCGAAAGGCATTCTGAGTGGTTCAATAGGCCGTTTACCACTTGAACTGCCCGGTTCCTCATGAATAGTACCAGAAGGTCCAGCACTAACAGTATCAGAAGGCCCAGCTTCAGTGTGAGCTTCAACATTAGGTACAGCTTCAGTTTGAACTTCAACATTAGGCACAGCTTCATGTTGAGCTTCAACATTTGCCATAACTGTATCATCACCTTGAATTCCAGCATCAGACTCAAAGAAACTTTCTGTAGTAGTGGTGGTGTCATCAACATTTGTTTCG from Helianthus annuus cultivar XRQ/B chromosome 10, HanXRQr2.0-SUNRISE, whole genome shotgun sequence harbors:
- the LOC110884090 gene encoding probable histone H2A variant 1, whose product is MAGKGGKGLLAGKTPAGGAANKEKDKKRPLSRSARAGLQFPVGRIHRHLKSRTSAHGRVGATAAVYSAAILEYLTAEVLELAGNASKDLKVKRITPRHLQLAIRGDEELDTLIKGTIAGGGVIPHIHKSLINKTTKE